In Lolium perenne isolate Kyuss_39 chromosome 5, Kyuss_2.0, whole genome shotgun sequence, the sequence tcgtgagtcaacaaaaatacaaaatagtactcaataaaaagctcgggggctcatattcgccttaaatatataaatgccttggttcaaaacctcgcaagtatacaaatatagtaaagagtcaccgaaacactcgggggctaaacaaacagagaaatataatgattgctttacaatatagtcatggattacaaagaaaaaatatctacaagaagaaaataactagtcttgattcaatatgtcatcaagagtaaccctgttttcctcaggagcagcaccaagaaaatcggcataatggccatcggcaaaaaagtcggcatccatccgaagtaggtcctcaatcatttcttcggctataggcgtaaccttcgtgttaatcctgtcaacaccaactctccgacgttttaccttttggtgaaccttctcgacaacctgggtaaggtcaagcttcgagtggcagatttggagcatgataagagcaaatctggcgccagctactagttgagctttgacaaaatcatggatactgcgagcatccttgaacctttccatcaattcaggaagagtttttggttggacgttccgaggaaacatggagttgtaaaccatggacagggtcttggtacagaagtcgaggaaatcgcgagtttgagaggcgcgatcttgaaatctgacaatttggcgggtcctttccggggtagcccaaaacaaagaaccatggtccaaggagagattaacaaggagggttgtcctagcattcaccctctcttcctcggcagcagcatcagtaaaggcacctatcaaaacaaagaagtggaaacctctaagaaacaatagcatgaagataaaaaatatcagcggatgaaacaggcatacccgacatatctgcactggcttcattcattaattcgagcatgaaattttctcgagtagttgccttttcagcctcggaagcggcaatttccttagcagccacggcttcgtgagattgttgaagagcaattttttcggcttcagatgacttacgagattgctccatcatcacaagtgtttgcttcttcgcatactgaagttgctgccgaagttcatccagttcttgcgacaaggtatcgtcgacagtgcAAAGATCAAGaaaagctctcctcgcacgagaagaaggcgatacattggaaggagcggaagttggagtatagttatcaaatatcaactgaaatttagacaagacaacatcaaatgacagatagagtttttcattaatttcttggaataattacaagggcactatagtggagctaaggaaatgaatgtcgccaaaacaactactttggcaacaaaagcaaaagaaacagaaaaagaaacaaggaggcatgcaactagacctccggcctcgaggagctaggagtcgaagctggcttgatccccagatacgccaagatcttcttcgtgttgggcttggctgccttgatcagcgacctccatctcgaatgctctacctggctggtgtcgccaaccttcatccaatcaagcgtctgttggctgtcagcaaccagggcaacaaagatttcgacaaagaaccttcatattctccgacgcatcttcaatcccgtgtcttccgacgaattgaaaagcttggcaagggcaaggaaagtcgaaggttcctctttcttcgggaagaagtaggggaacaacgccgacaaactcgcactggcattggccacgccttcacgaatttcgcgcccatggaactccagaagagaaagtgcatcaaggagagggtcattgacgggattctccagatcaaaatcttggttggtttgggctgccacacaaaacaaagaaccattagtcaaaaaccaagaaacaggaagtacaatagaaggggttgatgatattactcagcgtacgtcgactttgcgacttcagacgcttgatgatctcttgttcacgcacagtttgtgcagttttctgctcatctaaggcagattcggcatctttgagccttctttgcagttcctcgacactagcagctttcaccttggcttcatcaacctcggccttggctttgctagcagcaagttcagctttcttgcgagccgcctcactttgctcgagtttttgagcaagtgcgtcgacacgttcgttggcctctgaaagtttttctgtcgagatatgaaaaagaaagaaaagaaagatcaaaaaatagcgacaagcaacaggaatagaaagtcaaagaaaaatagcaagtataaaagtcgttaccttcggctctggcggcatattcacggtacccaacaaattgggacccgatccgaagaagctctttgatcattggctgttcaaaggtaagtacatcaaaaaaaaaaaaacatcggcatgaaaaagagaaaaggtgtgaaaaaacaaaataaggaaaatatagatgtcgacaaacttacatcatctaagagcagagtcgacgaactgcccaactgaggggtaggattaacaatcttttcaacccgtgccctttttggtgaaggggcacgggggctcgaaggaggagtagatgtatcaacattttgttgaggaggcgacgattcctccacttcaactggtttttctgaaataactaaagtatgtgacgtgctcgttcgagcagccacatctaaagttggtgtttcttcatcatcactgtgacaaaatagtggcagcataaaaagcaaggcaaaataaaattcttcaaatagaaaaggaaaagagcaaggaacctacgagctgatgatactctcaaggtatggatcataagctgctttttgaggtgcaggagcagtttcttcgggtttcgaggtcccggaatcttcggcattgctccttttccttttgctcttcggagaaacagcaggaggaggagattgtgctgatgttgtatcttcagaggcagcatccttctcagtagatcccgcagattttcgagaatctgcgggttcattcacaaaagagggggtctccgggttgacatcatcgacaacggctctttcttcgacctctccatcctcaggaagaggaggaagggaagccatagtaggatgattctacaagaaaatagtgacaaaagagaataagtgagataccactgcaataagatacaaggaacagttcagaacaagatagaacttcgagaagacaaaatacctcgggaagaggattggaagcactgtatggttccactcgacaggaggagggaataggatccttcttgcctaat encodes:
- the LOC139831663 gene encoding uncharacterized protein, giving the protein MIKELLRIGSQFVGYREYAARAEEKLSEANERVDALAQKLEQSEAARKKAELAASKAKAEVDEAKVKAASVEELQRRLKDAESALDEQKTAQTVREQEIIKRLKSQSRRTLTQTNQDFDLENPVNDPLLDALSLLEFHGREIREGVANASASLSALFPYFFPKKEEPSTFLALAKLFNSSEDTGLKMRRRI